The bacterium nucleotide sequence CGTAGTAGACATCGTAAACAGTCCGGTCCACGATCGGCGCCGCGCCTCTGAGATCGTTGACCTCGGCCCAGCCGGTCAAACCCGGCCGGACCTGCTGGCGTTCCAGATATCGCGGCACCTCAGCGCTGTATTGCTCGTCAAAGAATGTCGGCTGTGGTCGCGGACCGACCAGGCTCATGTCGCCCTTGAGCACGTTCCACAGCTGCGGGAGCTCGTCGATGCTGAGCTTGCGCATGAAACGGCCGAAAGGGGTCGTGCGTGGATCGCCAGGCAGGGCCACCTTCGGCCCAGTTGCCGCCTCCGCATCAGGGATCATCGTGCGGAATTTGTAGACGGCGAACGGCCGGCGACGCATGCCGATTCGTTCCTGCTTGAAGAGCACCGGTCCGCTGGGAGAGGTGATCTTGATGATGAGGGCGACCACGAGCATGGGCAGGACGAGGACCCCAAGCGCGATCGCGCTGACCACGATATCCGTGGCTCGCTTCAAGACTGAATTCGCGCCGGTGAGGCGGCTGTGGCGTACGCCCACGAGCGGCAGGCCGTCGAGGGAGTCCACCTCGGTGCGCGTGCTCATGATGTCGAGCAGGTCCGGGATGACCTTGAACTCGAGCCGCTGGTCCTCGCACTGTTTGATCAGGTGAATGACACGACGGCGATCGTGACCCGCCATGGCGATGAAGACCTGGTCGGCCCCCAGCTCACGTGCTCTTGATGGCAGATCATCAACCCGCCCAACCACCGGAGCGCCCGCGAATTGAGATCCCGTGGCGCGGTTGTCGTCGAGCACGCCGCGGACCTGAAAGCCATATTGCGGAAACATCGCCATCCGGCGCAGGAGCATCTCGCTCCCCGGGCCGGTCCCGACCAGCAGCACCTTCTCTGTGCCGATGCCTTGGCGTCGGAGCCTTGTCTCGTACTGGCGCAGGAAGTAGCGCTCCGTGGTCATCAGCACAGCCGTCAGCAGGACCGCGTACGTGATCGTGAGGCGGGAGTACTCGATTCCCAGGTTGCCCAACGAGATGGCTGCCAGGACCAGCACCGCCGCGAGCCCTATGCCGCTGTACAGCCCCAGCACAAGGTCCATCAGCGTTCGACCCCGCCACGACTGGTACTGGTGGTTGATGGCCAGTGAGAATAGATAGATCGCGATCGCGACTGGAATCGCGGCCAGATACGGCGCAAGTGGAAGCGCCGCTCCAGCCGCCCGCCTCAGCGGGTCGACGTTGACGTAGTACCAGTAAGCCGCGACCACAGAGGCCGCCACGATCACCGCGTCGCCAACCACGAGCGCCAGGGGCAGCCAATCGGGAGGCAGGACTACCAGCCGGCTGGGTTGTTCGCCGGCATGAGCCGCCGGTGGCTTCTCGTCGGGTGTGGCGGGCGTGGCCGTCTCGATCGGCCCTCGACGTGCCATCGGCTAAAGGTTAGCGGTCGGAATGGACGATACGGCGGCGACGTACATTGTTGCGAACCGATCTAACTGCTGAAGGAGACCGTTCATGTCCACACTCGCGTTTGATCCCGAAGAGACCACCCAGTGGGAGAAGACCCGGCCCCGCACCATCAGCCCTGAGAAGTGGAAGAAGTTCGAGGGCCACGCGGCCGAGATCTTCGAAGCCTTCGGCATGGACCTCGACACGCCCGGGACCCGGACCACGCCCACCCGCTTTCTCCGCGCGCTCTTCGACGCCACCGCGGGCTACGAGGGCGATCCCAAGCTCCTGACCGCCTTTCCCACCGAGTGCCACGGCGGGCCCGACTGCAACATCAGCCAGGTCATCGAAGGGCCGATCGAGTTCTTCTCCCTGTGCGAGCACCACGCGCTGCCCTTCCACGGCCACGCGTACATCGGTTACATCGCTCACGAGGAGATCATCGGCATCTCCAAGCTGACTCGACTCGTGCGCGTGTTCGCCCGCCGCTTCACCGTCCAGGAGCGCATCGGCGTCGAGATCGCCGACGAGCTCGTCCGCGTCCTCCAGCCCCACGGCGTCGCGGTCCACCTGAACGCCATGCACCTGTGCACGCAGATGCGCGGCGTGCGCGAGGGCCACTCGCGGACCTGGACCTCCTTCTGGCGCGGGAACTACGAGGGCGACCCCCAGCTCCGCACCGAGTTCCTGCAGGCAGTCGCCCAGTCGGACCACTGAGCGCGTGGACCCTTTCGAGGTCCTTTACGAGGCGAATCTGCCGGGCCACCCCTTGCCGGCCGGCCTCGAACGCCTCTACGGCCGCCTGGGCTTTGCCTCGCCGGTCCTGTACTCGAACTTCGTCTCCTCGGTGGACGGGGTGGTCACGCTCGGCTCGACGCAGTCGGCCGGCTCGGTCATCAGCGGCAAGTACCCCGCCGACCGCTTCCTCATGGCGCTCCTGCGCGCCTGCGCCGACGCCGTCGTCATCGGCGCCGGCACGCTGCGCGCCACCCCAGGCCATCTGTGGACGCCGTCACACGTCTTTCCCAGCCTGGCGTCGAGCTTCGCCGAGCTGCGGCAGAGCCTCGGGCGCAGCCCGGAACCGCGGCTCGTGGTGCTCACCGCCGGCGGCGAGCTGGACTTCTCGCATCCCGCTTTGGTCAAAGGCGCCCTCGTCGTGACCACTGCGGCCGGCGCCCGGGCGATCGGCGGCGGGCTGCCGCCGGCATCGCGCGTGGTGACGATGGGGAAGGGGAAGAGCTTAGACGTCGGCCGGACGCTCGGGGAGCTGCGGTCCCAGGGCTATGAGGTCCTGCTGACCGAGGGCGGTCCGCACCTGATGGGCGAGCTCATCCGCCAGCGGCTCCTCGACGAGATGTTCCTGACAGTCGCGCCGGTGGCGGCCGGGCGCGCTCGCGAGCGGCGGCTGGGGATGGTCGAAGGCGCCGAGCTCCTGCCCCAAGCCGGGGTCTGGAGCGATCTCCTGAGCGTCCGCCGCCACCGCGACTACCTGTTCCTGCGCTACGGCGTCAGGGCGTAATCACGAGCGGTCGAAGGCCTGGGCGCGCAGGGCTCGCGCGACCGCATCCCGCGACTCGAGCAGCGATCGCCGCACCGGTCCCGGCAGCACGCCCGCCAGCACCGAGTCGGTGGCGTCCACGACCTCGTGGGTCACCACCGCCCGCGGGTACATCCACCGGATGATCGAAATCGCCTCCTCCGCGTCGTGCGACTCCCAGACCGGCATCAGGCTTTCGAAGTAGGGCTGGACGAAAGCGTCGAGCAGGTCCAGCTGGTCGGGGCGGTGAAAGCCCGCGGCGACGGCTCGCCGCGTCGCCATCGCCGCCGCCTCGTCGTCGACGGCCACCTTCCAGGCCGCCTGCTTGGCCTCCGCCAGGGGCTGGGCCGCGCGCGCTGACGCGGCCGCGCGGCGGCCCTCGTCGGTCGGGTCGCGCTCGAGCTCGGCGGCGATGAGGTCGTCGCCCGCCGCGCCGATCGTCGCCAGCGCGTCGACGGCGCCCCAGCGGACTTCGAAATCGACACTCAGGCCCTTGGCCTCGGCCGTGCCGTCGAGCAGGCCGCGCACCCAGGCGACGGCGTCGGGGTCGCGGGCGGCCCGGATCAGCGCCCTCGCCCACAGCAGCTGCACGTCGCCCCCCGGCTCTGAGCGGTCGAACCGCCCCCTGGCCGCGAGTGCGACCAGGGAGCGTACCGAGGGCCGGTGCGCGGGGTCGCTGAAGCTCTCGATGACCCGCTCGATCCGGCCGATAAGCGAAGACAGGGTCATCGCGTCGGTCTCGACGCCGATGTTGTCGAGCGCGATCGTGAGGTAGTCGCGGGCGCGGAGCTGGGCGTCGCGCACCATGTCCCAGAGCGCCTCCCAGGCCAGCGCTCGGGCGAGCGGGTCGTCGATGTCGCGCAGGTGTCGCGCGAGCGTCGAGAGCGAGCCGGAGTCCAGCGCGGCCTTCGCGTAGGTCAGGTCGCCGTCGTTCACCAGCACCAGGTCAGGCACCGGCTCGCCGGCCATCTGCGGCACCGCGGTCGCGGCTCCATCGACGTCCAGCTCGATCGCCTTGCGCCTCCTGAGACCGGATCCCGACAGGTCGAACAGCCCCAGTCTCAGGCGGTGGGGGCGCAGGGTCGGATGGTCCGCCGGCGCCGCCTGCACGACGGTCGCCCACCGGATGCGCCCGCCCTCGGCCTCGATCAGGGCTTGCAGCGTGTTGACGCCCGCCGCCTCGAGCCAGGCACGCGACCACGAGCCGAGGTCGCGGCCCGACGCCTGCTCCAGCGCCCGCAGGAAGTCGGCGAGGTCGGTGTTGCCGTAGGCGTTGGCTTTGAAATAGGCCTCGACCCCCCTGAAGAAGGCGTCCTCGCCGACCCAGGCGACCAGCTGCTTGATCACGGCGGCGCCCTTGTTGTAGGTGATGCCGTCCAGGTTGAGGGTGACCGACTCCACGTCCGGGATATCGGCCACGATCGGATGCGTGGTCGGCAGCTGGTCCTGGGCTTTGGCCCCGGCCTCGGTCGCGGTGGCGAAGTCGATCCAGGCGGTTTTGAACCGGGTCGCCTCGGCCGCGCCCAGGTAGCCCATGTACTCGGCGAAGGTCTCGTTGAGCCACAGGTCGTCCCACCACCTGGGCGTGACCAGGTCGCCGAACCACATGTGCGCCATCTCGTGGAGGATCACGACGGCGCGGTCCATGCGCTCCGCCTCGGTGACCCGAGAGCGGAAGAGCCTCTTCTCGTGGAAGGTGACGCAGGCCGCGTTCTCCATCGCGCCGGCGGAGAACTCGGGCACGAAGAGCTGGTCGTACTTGCCGAACGGATACGGATGGCCGAACCGCCTCGCAAAAAAATCCAGGCCCTGCTGCGTGATCTCGAAGAACTCCTCAGGATCCAGGTAGCGCGCCAGCGACCGCCGGCAGTACAGGCCGAGCGGGATGCCCCGATGGTCCTGGTGGACCGCGTGGTACGGCCCGGCCACCAGGGCCGTGATGTAGGTCGACAGCAACTTGGTCGGGGGGAAGGTCCACACGCCGTCATCGCCAAGAACACCCCCGGTGTTGGAGACCACCACCCAGCCGTCCGGAGCTTTGACGGTGAAGCCGAACGTCGCCTTGAGGTCGGGCTGGTCGAAGCATGCGTAACCGAGATAGGCCGCGTGCTCGCCGAACTGGCTGTGCAGGTAGACGCGGCCGTCGACCGGGTCCTCGAACCGGTTCAGGCCAGTGCCGTCGTTCGAGTAAGCGCCCGTCGCCTGAAGCCTCAGCGTGTTCTCGGCCGCAAGGTCGCGCAGCGGGAGCCGGCCGCCGGCGAACCCGTCGATCGGGATGACTCGTCCGTTGAGCTCCGCCCGGTGGATCGCGGGGCCGCCGAACTCGATGAAGGTGGCGGCGCCCGGGCGCCGGCATCTGAACGTCACCGTGGTCTCGGAGCCAAACGTCTCGGCCCCGGTCGTGAGGTCGAGCCGGACTTCGTAGTGCAGGCCCGAAAGGACCTCGGCCCTCGCCCGAGCCTCCTGGCGGGTCAGGTTGTTGTGGATCGGCTCAGCAGGTGTCGCCGCCCAGCATCAGCGGGGCTGAGGCGGCGCCGGCGGGGGTTGAGGTCACGGCCACGATCGCGGCGGACCTGGCTCCCGCCGGCAGCGACACCGTCGCGTCGATGAAGACGCGAATGTAGCCCGGCGGGGTGTAGTGGCCGCCCGGGAGGTCGGTCGTCGTTCCCGTGCAGCGATCGAAGAACTTCAGGATGAAGGCCACATCGCCTCGCTGGACGGAGGCGAACCTGACCTCCACCTCGACCTTGCAGGCGCCCGCCAGGTCGCAGCTGGTGCCGCTCTCGGCATTGCTCGGCGGGTTGGGGCAGGGCGCGGCCGCGGTGCAGATGGCCACGCCGGCGACCGGGTCGGCGGCCGCGGGCGCATACGCCGGCACCGCCAGCGGGCCCTGGAGCCCCGTCGGGCTGGGGCTGCCTTTGGTCGAGGGCTTGGGGCTCGGGGAATGCGTCGACGCCGTGGCGCCGCCGGACGTCCCGCCCCGGTTGGCCAGGATGATCGCCCCGCCTCCGCCCAGGAGCAGCAGGAGGACGACCGCGATCACCGCCGGGATCAGCCACGGCGGCCTCTGGGTCGGGCCCTCGTCCGCGGGGCGGCCCACGGTGGGCCGGCGGGCCGGGAGGCGCGGTGGCGTGGGGGCCACCGGAGCCGGCACCGAGGGTGCGGCCGTCACGGCGCTTGGCGGCGGAGTCACTACGGGACCCGGCGTCCAGGCCGGAGGGGCGACCGGCGTCCAGTTCTCCTCGGCCGCCGGCGGGGCCGGGGCGGGGACCGGCGGCTTGGTCGCCATGGCGGGCGGGGGAGGCGGCGCCTCGATCGGCTTGGGCGCGGCCGGCGCCGGCTCCCAGGTCGGAGCGGGCGCCGCAGACGGCGGAGACGGCGGAGCGGCCGGGGATGGAGGGCTGGTCGGAGCCGGGGTGGGAGGCGCCGCGAAGGGCGGCGGCGTCCTGGCCGGCGCATCCGACCACTTGGGGGTCCCAGGCGCCGCGAAGGGCGAGGGCGTCCCGGCCGGCGCATCCGACCACGTGGGCGGCCCAGGCGGGCTGGGAGGGCGTTCTGGAGCCGGCGCCGGGGGAGTGGGGGGAGTCGGGGGGGCCACCGGCGCCGGGGTGGGCGGATAGCTCTGGAGCGAGCGCGGCGGTGCGTCGTAGGACGCGGGCGCCCGGACCGGCGTCTCCTCGCGCGGCGCCGGCGGCACGTGGGGGGCGGGGGCGGGAGGCGGCGGCAGGGGAGCCGGGGCCGGGGCCTCGGTCTGGGGCAGGAAGGGGGTGATCCCGGGCGTCTCCCGCCCCCCCGCCCTCAGGGCCAGCTCGGACTGGGCGGCGACCATCCGGTCGGGCGCGAGCAGCGCCGCCGCCATCTCTCTCAGCGCGTCCTGCGCCCGGTCCGCCGCCGGGCCCATGGCGCCGCTCGCCATCGACCGCATGGTCACGACGAGGCCGGGCGGGACGTTGGGCGGGGCGGGGGCGCCGGCGGGGTCGACGCCGAACGCGGCGCACACCGCCATGCCGCACGACCGGACGTCCGCCCGCAGGTCGCTCTGCGAAGGTGCGCCGCGAACGGCGGCCGCCGGATGGCCCGCGAGCCTCACATCGCCGTTGCCGGTGATGCGCACCGCCGAAGCGCCGAAGCCGCCCATGGCGATCCCCGCCTCGTGCAGCGCGCCGACGCCTGAGAGCACGGCGGTGCCCAGCGCCGCCGCGGCCGCCGGCGTGAAGGGCCCGCGCGACAGGATGGTGGCGAGCGGCGTGCCCTCGTCGGGCTCCACCGCCACCCAGATGCCCTTCGGATCGGTGCCCCACGCGAGGACCGGCGAGAGAGCGGGGTGCCGGTGCTCCGCGAGCCGCTGGATGCGCGGCACCGCGGCGGCGGCTTCGGCCGGGGGGACGGGGATCTCGTGGACGACGGCCGGCCGCCCGTTCTTGAGCACGGCCTTCCAGCCGTGGCCGGCGCCTGCAGACACGAGCTCGACGAGCTTCGGCTTGGGCTCGCTCTCCGCCATTACGGGTGCATGGTACCCTTGCGGCACGTGGCATACGTAATCGCGCAACCGTGCGTGGGCGTCAAGGACGCCTCCTGTGTGGAGGTCTGTCCGGTGGACTGCATCCACACCGACGACGCGGCGGACATGTATTACATCGACCCGGACGAGTGCATCGATTGCGGCGCATGCGTGGATCCTTGCCCCGTCGACGCCATCTTCCCCGAGGATGAGGTCCCGGAGCAGTGGCGCGACTTCATCAAGATCAACGCCGACTACTTCAAAAACCGGCAGTAGCGTTGGCGCGGCATGCGGTAACCCTGGTTCCAGGGGATGGCGTCGGACCTGAGATCTGCGACGCGGCCGTTCGCGTCCTCGAGGCGACCGGCGTGGAGTTCGACTGGGACGTGCAACCGGCCGGCGAGAGCGCCATCCAGCAGTACGGGACGCCGCTGCCGGAGCAGGTGCTCGCTTCGATCCGCAAGAACAAGGTCGCCCTCAAGGGACCGATCACGACCCCGGTCGGCAGCGGGTTCCGCAGCGTCAACGTGGCGCTGCGCCAGGAGCTGGACCTCTACGCGCTGGTGCGCCCGGTCAAGGCCTACAAGGGCGCCCGCAACCTGCGCGACGACCTCGACTTCGTCATCGTGCGCGAGAACACCGAGGACATCTACAGCGGCATCGAGTTCGAGCGCGGGACCGAGAACTGTGAGCACCTGATCGACGAGATCTCGAATCTGGCCAAGAAGAAGATCCGGCCGGACAGCGGCCTATCCATCAAGCCGATTTCGGTCACCGGGTCCGAGCGCATCGTCCAGTTCGCCTTCGACTACGCGCGCCACAACCAGCGCCGCAAGGTCACGGCGGTGCACAAGGCGAACATCATGAAGCATACCGACGGCCTGTTCCTGGCCGTCGCGCGCCAGGTCGCCGAACGCAACACCGACATCGAGTTCGAAGACCGCATCGTCGACAACATGTGCATGCAGCTGGTGCTGCGGCCCAGGGAGTACGACGTGCTGTGCTGCCCCAATCTCTACGGCGACATCATCTCCGACCTCGGCGCCGGGATGATCGGGGGCCTGGGTCTGGCGCCGGGCGCCAACATCGGCGCCAACGGAGCGGTGTTCGAGGCGACGCACGGGAGCGCGCCGAAGTACAAGGGACAGAACAAGGTCAACCCGATGGCGGTCATGCTGTCGGGGGTGCTGATGCTGCGTCACCTCGAGGAGGTGGCCGCGGCCGACGCCCTGGAGGGCGCGATCGCGAACGTCATCGCCCTAGGCCAGAATGTGACGTACGACTTGAAGGAGAAGCGCAACGACCCCACCGCGGTGGGCACCAGTCAGGTGGCCGACGCCGTCGTGGCGCACCTGAAAGCGGGGGCTTGAGGGGACTCACCCCCGAGGTCGTCCGGCTGCGCCGCCTGTGGGACGAGCACATCCACCAGCCGTTTCCCGCCGCCGGCGACGACCCGCGCGTGCAGGAGGTCGCCCTTTACGCCTCCTGGCTCGGCAGCATCGTCGAGGTCGCGCTGCAGCGCGGCGCGCTCGACCCGCATCACTTCCGGATGCTCGAGGCGCGGCGCGCGGAGGGTAACCAGGGCCTGTTCCGCGCCGGCGGCGAGCTCGGCGAGCCGGTCCGCTCATACGTCGCCCGCCTGATCGCAATCGAGGAGGTCGTGGCAGCATTACCCGTCGATAAGTGAAGGCCGCCGCCGGCTTGCTCGCCGCCACGCTCCTGCTCGCCGCCTGCAACGGCGGCGCCCCGCCGGCTGGGATCACCGCCGCCTCCAGCGTCCGGGCCCTGGTCGCGGCCCCCGACCCGGCCGACCAGCCTTCCTTCGCCGCCCGCACCGGCCGCCCGCCCGCCCTGAGCCTGCAGGAGCTCTTCCACCCGACCTACAGCGTCCCCATCGACCCGAGCAAGGTGCGCACCCTCCTGGTGACCGGCGACATCATCCCGGCTCGGGGCGTCAACTACTTCGCCACCGTGCGCCACGACTTTTTGTGGCCGTTCCGCCCGACCGCGGACTACACGAGAGATGCCGACATCACCTACATCAACCTCGAGGCGCCGCTGTTCGCCGGCTGCCCGGTCAGCCCCGCCGAGAGCTTCACGTTCTGCGGCGACGCCCGCTTCGTCAACGGCCTGACGTTCATGGGCGCGGACGTCGCCAACCTCGCCAACAACCACCTGTCCAACTACGGGGCGGAGGGGATCACGGCCACCGACCAGCTGCTCCAGCAGCACGGCATCAAGACCTCGGGGCTGGGGCCGGTCGCCGTCATCGACGTCCGCGGGCTGAAGTTCGGCTTCATCGGTTTCAACGGGGTCGGGCGGGCGATCGACAGGACGGCGCTAAAGGAGGGCATCGCCCGCGCGCGCCAGCTCGCCGA carries:
- a CDS encoding isocitrate/isopropylmalate dehydrogenase family protein — encoded protein: MARHAVTLVPGDGVGPEICDAAVRVLEATGVEFDWDVQPAGESAIQQYGTPLPEQVLASIRKNKVALKGPITTPVGSGFRSVNVALRQELDLYALVRPVKAYKGARNLRDDLDFVIVRENTEDIYSGIEFERGTENCEHLIDEISNLAKKKIRPDSGLSIKPISVTGSERIVQFAFDYARHNQRRKVTAVHKANIMKHTDGLFLAVARQVAERNTDIEFEDRIVDNMCMQLVLRPREYDVLCCPNLYGDIISDLGAGMIGGLGLAPGANIGANGAVFEATHGSAPKYKGQNKVNPMAVMLSGVLMLRHLEEVAAADALEGAIANVIALGQNVTYDLKEKRNDPTAVGTSQVADAVVAHLKAGA
- a CDS encoding CapA family protein codes for the protein MKAAAGLLAATLLLAACNGGAPPAGITAASSVRALVAAPDPADQPSFAARTGRPPALSLQELFHPTYSVPIDPSKVRTLLVTGDIIPARGVNYFATVRHDFLWPFRPTADYTRDADITYINLEAPLFAGCPVSPAESFTFCGDARFVNGLTFMGADVANLANNHLSNYGAEGITATDQLLQQHGIKTSGLGPVAVIDVRGLKFGFIGFNGVGRAIDRTALKEGIARARQLADIVVVQFHWGKEYERQPMADPHVPTPDDPVAIGHAAIDWGADIVIGNHPHWYQGVEVYHGKLITYAHGNFVFDQMWSEETREGVIGTYTFYGTQLVAATWRPVRSYDYGQPVFMNPNDSAAVLQTMEAASDQLAARLGEPATAPLPSFPPPLPYAPEHAPPSSAVSAPG
- a CDS encoding ferredoxin family protein, producing the protein MAYVIAQPCVGVKDASCVEVCPVDCIHTDDAADMYYIDPDECIDCGACVDPCPVDAIFPEDEVPEQWRDFIKINADYFKNRQ
- a CDS encoding undecaprenyl-phosphate glucose phosphotransferase, whose translation is MARRGPIETATPATPDEKPPAAHAGEQPSRLVVLPPDWLPLALVVGDAVIVAASVVAAYWYYVNVDPLRRAAGAALPLAPYLAAIPVAIAIYLFSLAINHQYQSWRGRTLMDLVLGLYSGIGLAAVLVLAAISLGNLGIEYSRLTITYAVLLTAVLMTTERYFLRQYETRLRRQGIGTEKVLLVGTGPGSEMLLRRMAMFPQYGFQVRGVLDDNRATGSQFAGAPVVGRVDDLPSRARELGADQVFIAMAGHDRRRVIHLIKQCEDQRLEFKVIPDLLDIMSTRTEVDSLDGLPLVGVRHSRLTGANSVLKRATDIVVSAIALGVLVLPMLVVALIIKITSPSGPVLFKQERIGMRRRPFAVYKFRTMIPDAEAATGPKVALPGDPRTTPFGRFMRKLSIDELPQLWNVLKGDMSLVGPRPQPTFFDEQYSAEVPRYLERQQVRPGLTGWAEVNDLRGAAPIVDRTVYDVYYVEHWSLVLDIKIIMLTALRLFFQRHAY
- the folE gene encoding GTP cyclohydrolase I FolE translates to MSTLAFDPEETTQWEKTRPRTISPEKWKKFEGHAAEIFEAFGMDLDTPGTRTTPTRFLRALFDATAGYEGDPKLLTAFPTECHGGPDCNISQVIEGPIEFFSLCEHHALPFHGHAYIGYIAHEEIIGISKLTRLVRVFARRFTVQERIGVEIADELVRVLQPHGVAVHLNAMHLCTQMRGVREGHSRTWTSFWRGNYEGDPQLRTEFLQAVAQSDH
- the pepN gene encoding aminopeptidase N, with the protein product MHNNLTRQEARARAEVLSGLHYEVRLDLTTGAETFGSETTVTFRCRRPGAATFIEFGGPAIHRAELNGRVIPIDGFAGGRLPLRDLAAENTLRLQATGAYSNDGTGLNRFEDPVDGRVYLHSQFGEHAAYLGYACFDQPDLKATFGFTVKAPDGWVVVSNTGGVLGDDGVWTFPPTKLLSTYITALVAGPYHAVHQDHRGIPLGLYCRRSLARYLDPEEFFEITQQGLDFFARRFGHPYPFGKYDQLFVPEFSAGAMENAACVTFHEKRLFRSRVTEAERMDRAVVILHEMAHMWFGDLVTPRWWDDLWLNETFAEYMGYLGAAEATRFKTAWIDFATATEAGAKAQDQLPTTHPIVADIPDVESVTLNLDGITYNKGAAVIKQLVAWVGEDAFFRGVEAYFKANAYGNTDLADFLRALEQASGRDLGSWSRAWLEAAGVNTLQALIEAEGGRIRWATVVQAAPADHPTLRPHRLRLGLFDLSGSGLRRRKAIELDVDGAATAVPQMAGEPVPDLVLVNDGDLTYAKAALDSGSLSTLARHLRDIDDPLARALAWEALWDMVRDAQLRARDYLTIALDNIGVETDAMTLSSLIGRIERVIESFSDPAHRPSVRSLVALAARGRFDRSEPGGDVQLLWARALIRAARDPDAVAWVRGLLDGTAEAKGLSVDFEVRWGAVDALATIGAAGDDLIAAELERDPTDEGRRAAASARAAQPLAEAKQAAWKVAVDDEAAAMATRRAVAAGFHRPDQLDLLDAFVQPYFESLMPVWESHDAEEAISIIRWMYPRAVVTHEVVDATDSVLAGVLPGPVRRSLLESRDAVARALRAQAFDRS